A window of the Gemmatirosa kalamazoonensis genome harbors these coding sequences:
- a CDS encoding S8 family serine peptidase translates to MKRFLTPVLGALVLAACQGDPTAPTVTTDRALTPAVPSLSVAARGQAIPGRYIVILQRGAVPNVAAAAASIAASQHGRLGSVFTDVFEGFVVDVDDSSAVQIGRDRNVLAVVPDMAVGIDASGVQAGATWGLDRIDQAALPLTTSYAYATDGTGVTVYIVDTGINYAHTDFGGRAKAGYDAVTSGGTAADCNGHGTHVAGTVGGTKYGVAKAVSLVGVRVLDCTGSGSSSGVIAGLDWVVKQKQANPTRPMVVNMSLGGGISTALDNAVTSLTSAGITVVVAAGNSAADACTESPAHVPAAITVGATNKLDGFASFSNYGTCVDLNAPGVSITSDYYTSTTATAAMSGTSMASPHVAGAAALYLSKYPTATPAQVSSALTTNATPNKITTLGAGTPNKLLYVGFLGAVVSANAAPTATITAPAAGASVTQGTSVTFTGTGTDPEDGALSGASLVWTSSINGQIGTGTSFSTTTLSAGTHTITLKATDSKGASATATRSITVVAPAPPPPSSTAPVASFTWNCTGMLYPHQCAFDASTSTAGAAIASYTWNWGNGRTETKTAATTKNTWAATGTYTVTLTVKDANGLTGTVSKQVPIP, encoded by the coding sequence ATGAAGCGATTCCTCACGCCTGTCCTCGGCGCGCTCGTGCTCGCCGCCTGTCAGGGCGATCCTACCGCGCCCACGGTTACGACGGACCGCGCGCTGACGCCTGCCGTCCCCTCGCTCAGCGTGGCCGCGCGCGGCCAGGCGATCCCGGGGCGGTACATCGTGATCCTGCAGCGCGGCGCGGTGCCGAACGTGGCGGCGGCCGCGGCGAGCATCGCGGCGTCGCAACACGGGCGGCTCGGCAGCGTGTTCACCGACGTGTTCGAGGGCTTCGTCGTCGACGTCGACGACTCGTCGGCGGTGCAGATCGGCCGCGACCGGAACGTGCTCGCGGTCGTGCCCGACATGGCGGTGGGCATCGACGCGAGCGGCGTGCAGGCGGGCGCCACGTGGGGGCTCGACCGCATCGACCAGGCGGCGTTGCCGCTCACCACCTCGTACGCGTACGCGACCGACGGCACCGGCGTCACGGTGTACATCGTCGACACGGGGATCAACTACGCGCACACCGACTTCGGCGGGCGCGCGAAGGCCGGCTACGACGCGGTGACGAGCGGCGGCACGGCGGCCGACTGCAACGGCCACGGCACGCACGTCGCCGGGACCGTTGGCGGCACGAAGTACGGCGTGGCGAAGGCGGTGTCGCTCGTCGGCGTGCGGGTGCTGGACTGCACCGGCTCCGGCTCGTCGTCGGGCGTGATCGCGGGCCTCGACTGGGTGGTGAAGCAGAAGCAGGCGAACCCCACCCGTCCGATGGTCGTGAACATGAGCCTCGGCGGCGGCATCTCGACGGCGCTCGACAACGCGGTCACGAGCCTCACGAGCGCCGGCATCACCGTCGTCGTCGCGGCGGGCAACTCGGCGGCCGACGCGTGCACGGAGTCGCCGGCGCACGTGCCCGCGGCGATCACCGTCGGCGCGACGAACAAGCTCGACGGGTTCGCGAGCTTCTCGAACTACGGCACGTGCGTCGACCTGAACGCGCCGGGCGTGTCGATCACGTCGGACTACTACACGAGCACCACCGCCACCGCGGCGATGAGCGGCACCTCGATGGCCTCGCCGCACGTGGCGGGCGCCGCGGCGCTGTACCTGTCGAAGTACCCGACGGCGACGCCCGCGCAGGTGTCGTCGGCGCTCACGACGAACGCGACGCCGAACAAGATCACGACGCTCGGCGCCGGCACGCCGAACAAGCTGCTTTACGTCGGGTTCCTCGGCGCCGTGGTGTCGGCGAACGCGGCGCCCACGGCGACGATCACCGCGCCGGCGGCCGGCGCGAGCGTGACGCAGGGCACGAGCGTGACGTTCACCGGCACCGGCACGGATCCGGAGGACGGCGCGCTCTCCGGTGCGTCGCTCGTGTGGACGAGCTCCATCAACGGGCAGATCGGCACGGGCACGTCGTTCAGCACGACGACGCTCTCCGCCGGCACGCACACCATCACGCTGAAGGCGACCGACTCGAAGGGCGCCTCGGCGACCGCGACGCGCTCGATCACGGTGGTCGCGCCGGCGCCGCCGCCCCCGAGCTCCACGGCGCCGGTGGCGAGCTTCACGTGGAACTGCACGGGGATGCTCTACCCGCACCAGTGCGCGTTCGACGCGAGCACGAGCACGGCCGGCGCCGCGATCGCGTCGTACACGTGGAACTGGGGCAACGGCCGCACCGAGACGAAGACGGCCGCGACGACGAAGAACACGTGGGCGGCGACGGGCACGTACACGGTGACGCTCACCGTGAAGGACGCGAACGGTCTCACGGGCACGGTCAGCAAGCAGGTCCCGATCCCCTGA
- a CDS encoding ribonuclease HII encodes MSDAPSVPPSEPPAEPPAETPAQPTARPAPRRARRSRWSDLERAIRASRGPLIAGIDEVGRGPLAGPVVACAVVMPPDARAIAGVDDSKRLTAAERERLERLIRRHALAVAVGAASAREIDRLNIYHATVLAMRRALARLERLLGSAPHHVILDGKPIRTLGVEHTAVVGGDAKVHAIACASIVAKVTRDRLMTALARRRPGYAWERNAGYATAAHRAGLTALGMTPHHRRSFLVAPQVELDLEDPTGTE; translated from the coding sequence GTGTCGGACGCTCCCTCGGTCCCGCCGAGCGAGCCACCCGCCGAGCCGCCGGCCGAGACGCCCGCGCAACCCACGGCGCGCCCCGCACCACGCAGGGCGCGCCGTTCGCGTTGGAGCGATCTCGAGCGCGCGATCCGCGCCTCGCGCGGGCCGCTGATCGCCGGGATCGACGAGGTGGGGCGGGGGCCGCTCGCCGGCCCGGTGGTGGCGTGCGCGGTCGTGATGCCGCCCGACGCGCGCGCGATCGCCGGCGTCGACGACTCCAAGCGGCTCACCGCGGCGGAGCGGGAGCGGCTGGAGCGCCTCATTCGACGCCACGCGCTCGCCGTGGCCGTCGGGGCCGCGTCGGCGCGCGAGATCGACCGGCTGAACATCTACCACGCGACGGTGCTCGCGATGCGGCGCGCGCTCGCGCGGCTGGAGCGGCTGCTGGGCAGCGCGCCGCACCACGTCATCCTCGACGGGAAGCCGATCCGCACGCTCGGCGTGGAGCACACCGCCGTGGTGGGGGGCGACGCGAAGGTGCACGCCATCGCGTGCGCGTCGATCGTGGCGAAGGTGACGCGCGACCGGCTGATGACGGCGCTCGCCCGCAGACGGCCCGGCTACGCGTGGGAGCGGAACGCCGGCTACGCGACGGCGGCGCACCGGGCGGGGCTCACGGCGTTAGGCATGACGCCACACCACCGGCGATCGTTCCTCGTCGCGCCGCAGGTGGAGCTGGATCTCGAGGATCCGACCGGCACAGAGTAG
- the rplS gene encoding 50S ribosomal protein L19 → MHPFIETQKEWLRSDIPPFRAGDTLRVNVRVKEGDKERLQAFEGVCIARRGSGVSETFTVRKISNGVGVERIFPVHSPMLGDVVVVRRGLVRRAKLYYLRNVTGKAARIKERKAAPKAAPAGAAKA, encoded by the coding sequence ATGCACCCGTTCATCGAAACCCAGAAGGAGTGGCTCCGCAGCGACATCCCCCCGTTCCGCGCCGGTGACACGCTTCGCGTCAACGTCCGCGTGAAGGAGGGCGACAAGGAGCGTCTCCAGGCGTTCGAGGGGGTCTGCATCGCCCGTCGCGGCAGCGGGGTGAGCGAGACGTTCACCGTCCGCAAGATCTCGAACGGCGTCGGCGTGGAGCGCATCTTCCCGGTGCACAGCCCGATGCTCGGCGACGTGGTGGTGGTGCGCCGTGGCCTCGTGCGCCGCGCGAAGCTGTACTACCTGCGCAACGTCACCGGCAAGGCGGCGCGCATCAAGGAGCGCAAGGCGGCCCCGAAGGCCGCTCCGGCGGGCGCCGCGAAGGCCTGA
- a CDS encoding S8 family peptidase gives MSSPLPRSLVAAAALGLAACQDPIAPSAAPPVASGARWVVRLRDAGGAERVVNAHVATARHGSVRALAAGRLHGFAAALSADEVRALVADADVEGVEPDQEIRGAGLQLDAPWGLDRIDQSALPLAGTYVYRAGGEGVVVYVLDTGIRLTHEQFGGRASAGADFVSGGVAGAGEDCNGHGTHDAGVVAGRGYGVAKGVQVVSLRVLDCAMRGTMSQAIAALGWVVEQKRAHPSTPMVVNMSLEGTAASTAFDQAVRGALDAGVTVVAAAGNAGTDACATSPARVTGVLTVAASDRSDGYAAFSNRGSCVALVAPGTEILSAWAADDSATRVMSGTSSAAPFVAGAAALYLSAHPAASPAEVSAALVGHAVQGALGAVPAGTANRLLSVQFLFGGSSAPLPIAPGGFGKPRVERW, from the coding sequence ATGTCGTCGCCGCTCCCTCGCTCCCTCGTCGCCGCGGCCGCGCTCGGCCTCGCGGCATGCCAGGACCCCATCGCGCCGAGCGCGGCGCCGCCGGTCGCCTCCGGCGCCCGGTGGGTGGTGCGGCTGCGTGATGCGGGCGGCGCCGAACGTGTGGTGAACGCGCACGTCGCCACGGCGCGACACGGCAGCGTGCGCGCGCTGGCCGCGGGCCGACTGCACGGATTCGCCGCCGCGCTGTCGGCCGACGAGGTGCGGGCGCTCGTCGCCGACGCCGACGTCGAGGGTGTGGAGCCCGACCAGGAGATCCGGGGCGCCGGCCTGCAGCTCGACGCGCCGTGGGGGCTCGACCGGATCGACCAGTCGGCGCTGCCGCTGGCCGGCACCTACGTGTACCGCGCCGGCGGCGAGGGCGTCGTCGTCTACGTGCTCGACACCGGCATACGGCTGACGCACGAACAGTTCGGCGGGCGGGCGAGTGCCGGCGCCGACTTCGTGAGCGGCGGCGTGGCGGGGGCCGGCGAGGACTGCAACGGCCACGGCACGCACGACGCGGGCGTCGTCGCCGGTCGCGGCTACGGCGTCGCGAAGGGAGTGCAGGTGGTGTCGCTGCGGGTGCTCGACTGCGCGATGCGCGGCACCATGTCGCAGGCGATCGCGGCGCTCGGCTGGGTGGTGGAGCAGAAGCGCGCGCACCCGTCGACGCCGATGGTGGTGAACATGAGCCTCGAGGGCACCGCCGCGAGCACCGCGTTCGACCAGGCGGTGCGGGGCGCGCTCGATGCCGGCGTCACGGTGGTCGCGGCGGCCGGCAACGCGGGCACCGACGCGTGCGCGACGTCGCCGGCGCGGGTGACCGGCGTGCTCACGGTCGCCGCGAGCGACCGGTCCGACGGCTACGCGGCGTTCTCGAACCGCGGCAGCTGCGTGGCGCTCGTCGCGCCGGGCACCGAGATCCTGTCGGCGTGGGCGGCGGACGACTCGGCGACCCGCGTGATGAGCGGGACCTCGTCGGCGGCGCCGTTCGTGGCGGGCGCGGCGGCGCTCTATCTCTCGGCGCACCCCGCGGCGTCGCCGGCCGAGGTCAGCGCGGCGCTCGTGGGGCACGCGGTGCAGGGCGCGCTCGGCGCCGTGCCCGCCGGGACCGCGAACCGGCTGCTCAGCGTGCAGTTCCTGTTCGGCGGGTCGTCGGCGCCGCTGCCGATCGCGCCGGGCGGCTTCGGGAAGCCGCGCGTGGAGCGCTGGTAG
- the trmD gene encoding tRNA (guanosine(37)-N1)-methyltransferase TrmD translates to MSPLQVNIVTIFPAFFEGPLGLSIPARAAAAGSVTYRLVDLRDHTHDRHRSVDDYPYGGGPGMVMKPAPFFEAVEALGATAPIVLLSPRGRRFTQADAIRFSEGAELTLLCGHYKDVDQRVADHLATEELSLGDFVLSGGEPAALAIVDAVVRLLPGAMSDHDSAYGDSFYGRGLSAPSYTRPPEYRGHAVPEVLLSGDHKKIAEWREWEGLRLTARRDGLPEPVKPEKPKRKRSRS, encoded by the coding sequence GTGAGCCCGCTCCAGGTCAACATCGTCACGATCTTCCCGGCGTTCTTCGAGGGACCGCTGGGACTGAGCATCCCGGCGCGCGCCGCCGCCGCGGGGAGCGTCACGTACCGCCTCGTCGACCTGCGCGACCACACCCACGATCGCCACCGCTCCGTCGACGACTACCCGTACGGCGGCGGCCCGGGGATGGTCATGAAGCCGGCGCCGTTCTTCGAGGCGGTGGAAGCGTTAGGCGCCACCGCGCCGATCGTGTTGCTGTCGCCGCGCGGCCGCCGGTTCACGCAGGCCGACGCGATCCGCTTCAGCGAGGGAGCGGAGCTCACGCTGCTCTGCGGCCACTACAAGGACGTCGACCAGCGCGTCGCCGACCATCTCGCGACCGAGGAGCTGTCGCTCGGCGACTTCGTGCTCAGCGGCGGCGAGCCGGCGGCGCTCGCCATCGTCGACGCGGTCGTGCGGCTGCTTCCCGGCGCGATGTCGGATCACGACAGCGCGTACGGCGACTCGTTCTACGGCCGCGGGCTCTCGGCGCCGAGCTACACGCGGCCGCCGGAGTACCGCGGCCACGCGGTGCCCGAGGTCCTGCTCTCCGGCGACCACAAGAAGATCGCCGAGTGGCGCGAGTGGGAGGGGCTGCGCCTCACCGCGCGGCGCGACGGGCTGCCGGAGCCCGTGAAGCCAGAGAAGCCGAAGCGGAAGCGGTCGCGATCGTGA
- the rimM gene encoding ribosome maturation factor RimM (Essential for efficient processing of 16S rRNA) produces the protein MAEARDAAGDLVVVGRVRKAHGVRGDVVVEALTTTPETVLAVGRRLLGGTPDGRPLRTPRELTVRSATPFKGGWIMSLSSIDDRNEADLWRDRTLLVPESELPPPADDEVHYHDLLGLRVELADGTHVGEVVDLFELPQGLAFDVKRAAPAKGTVLLLYRPEVVAEVDLTRRAVVVTPPDGLLE, from the coding sequence ATGGCAGAAGCACGTGACGCGGCCGGCGACCTGGTGGTCGTCGGCCGCGTTCGCAAGGCGCACGGCGTGCGCGGCGACGTCGTCGTCGAGGCGCTGACCACCACGCCCGAGACGGTGCTCGCCGTTGGACGTCGATTGCTCGGCGGCACCCCGGACGGCCGGCCGCTCCGCACGCCGCGCGAGCTCACCGTCCGCAGCGCGACGCCGTTCAAGGGCGGGTGGATCATGAGCCTCTCGTCGATCGACGACCGCAACGAGGCCGATCTCTGGCGCGACCGCACGCTCCTCGTGCCGGAGTCGGAGCTCCCGCCGCCGGCCGACGACGAGGTGCACTACCACGACCTGCTCGGCCTGCGCGTCGAGCTGGCCGACGGCACGCACGTCGGCGAGGTGGTCGACCTGTTCGAGCTGCCGCAGGGGCTCGCCTTCGACGTGAAGCGTGCGGCGCCGGCGAAGGGCACGGTGCTCTTGCTCTACCGACCCGAGGTCGTCGCCGAGGTGGACCTCACCCGCAGGGCCGTCGTCGTGACACCGCCGGACGGACTGCTGGAGTGA
- the rpsP gene encoding 30S ribosomal protein S16 yields the protein MVRIRLRRVGRKKAPTYRIVVADSKSPRDGKFIEIVGQYAPRSSDAQRVNVNVERVNYWLDVGAQPSDTVRSLLRRAGVLKQRHEARLARKLQNSAVALPETPAAE from the coding sequence ATGGTTCGTATCCGTCTCCGCCGCGTCGGCCGCAAGAAGGCCCCGACGTACCGCATCGTCGTCGCCGACAGCAAGAGCCCGCGCGACGGCAAGTTCATCGAGATCGTCGGGCAGTACGCGCCCCGATCGAGCGACGCCCAGCGCGTCAACGTCAACGTCGAGCGCGTGAACTACTGGCTCGACGTCGGCGCCCAGCCGAGCGACACGGTGCGCTCGCTGCTCCGCCGCGCCGGTGTGCTGAAGCAGCGCCACGAGGCGCGTCTCGCGCGCAAGCTGCAGAACTCGGCCGTCGCGCTCCCCGAGACGCCCGCCGCCGAGTAA
- the ffh gene encoding signal recognition particle protein, which produces MFDELTEKLEATFARLRGRGVLTEADIKEGLREVRRVLLEADVNFQLTRQFLERVEQKAIGVTQLRGVNPAQQLVKVVYDELTAMLGERQEGLKLSTIPPTVVMMVGLQGSGKTTTAGKLARKLKAEGRQTRLIAADVYRPAAIDQLETLGQQLDIPVYADRSTKDVVRIARDGIEQAKRARDRVVIVDTAGRLQIDAELMDELKRLKAAVQPTEILFVADGMTGQEAVRIAQGFDEALNVTGVILTKMDGDARGGAALSIYGITKKPIKYIGVGEKLDALEDFHPDRMAGRILQQGDILTLVEKAQSTFDEAEAKRLEKKVRKEGMDFEDFLTTLKQMQKLGPLEGLLKLLPGVNASMLKQAKIDPKRMKHIEAIVLSMTPAERKKPDLMNGSRRLRIAKGSGRTVTEVNQLLDQFKQMQKMMKMMTGGGRMPGFPGMPGMGGGGSPFRR; this is translated from the coding sequence ATGTTCGACGAGCTCACCGAAAAACTCGAGGCGACGTTCGCGCGCCTCCGCGGCCGTGGCGTCCTCACCGAGGCCGACATCAAGGAAGGGCTGCGCGAGGTCCGGCGCGTCCTCCTCGAGGCCGACGTCAACTTCCAGCTCACCCGGCAGTTCCTCGAGCGGGTGGAGCAGAAGGCGATCGGCGTCACGCAGCTGCGCGGCGTCAATCCGGCCCAGCAGCTCGTCAAGGTCGTCTACGACGAGCTCACCGCCATGCTCGGCGAGCGGCAGGAAGGGCTCAAGCTGAGCACCATCCCGCCGACGGTCGTCATGATGGTCGGGCTGCAGGGCTCCGGGAAGACTACCACGGCGGGGAAGCTCGCGCGCAAGCTGAAGGCCGAAGGGCGCCAGACCCGGCTCATCGCCGCGGACGTCTACCGCCCCGCCGCCATCGACCAGCTCGAGACGCTCGGCCAGCAGCTCGACATCCCCGTCTACGCCGACCGCTCGACGAAGGACGTCGTCCGCATCGCGCGCGACGGCATCGAGCAGGCGAAGCGCGCGCGTGACCGCGTCGTCATCGTCGACACCGCCGGCCGGCTGCAGATCGACGCGGAGCTCATGGACGAGCTCAAGCGCCTCAAGGCCGCCGTGCAGCCGACCGAGATCCTGTTCGTCGCCGACGGCATGACGGGACAGGAGGCCGTGCGCATCGCGCAGGGCTTCGACGAGGCGCTGAACGTCACCGGCGTGATCCTCACGAAGATGGACGGCGACGCTCGCGGCGGCGCCGCGCTGTCGATCTACGGGATCACGAAGAAGCCGATCAAGTACATCGGCGTCGGCGAGAAGCTCGACGCGCTGGAGGACTTCCACCCCGACCGCATGGCCGGGCGCATCCTCCAGCAGGGCGACATCCTCACGCTCGTCGAGAAGGCGCAGTCGACGTTCGACGAGGCGGAGGCGAAGCGCCTCGAGAAGAAGGTCCGCAAGGAGGGGATGGACTTCGAGGACTTCCTCACCACGCTGAAGCAGATGCAGAAGCTCGGCCCCCTCGAAGGGCTGCTGAAGCTCCTGCCGGGCGTGAACGCGTCCATGCTGAAGCAGGCGAAGATCGACCCGAAGCGCATGAAGCACATCGAGGCGATCGTGCTCTCCATGACGCCGGCCGAGCGCAAGAAGCCGGATCTCATGAACGGGTCGCGACGCCTGCGCATCGCGAAGGGGTCGGGGCGGACGGTCACCGAGGTGAACCAGCTGCTCGACCAGTTCAAGCAGATGCAGAAGATGATGAAGATGATGACCGGGGGCGGGCGCATGCCCGGCTTCCCCGGGATGCCCGGCATGGGCGGCGGGGGATCGCCGTTCAGGAGATAG
- the lon gene encoding endopeptidase La: MARSQRKDEILASEVPPVLPLMALRSTIVYPLGTIAVQMGAPENLALLRANEEPGVIVALVVASGDHEDPMEVAKFVGRVGVAARVHERINLPGDTVQITLQGLRRITVDGIEQSDPFAIARVSPAKDIPVDPTELDELVSRVVQAAESLANMVDRIPDEVPAILKMNVSDPGRFADLAATNMNFRIADKDEVLQRLDVGQRLRFILSRLEREVARARVMEDVKKQTEIKIEQHQREFYLRQQLRAIQAELGETDPGEKEAVDIIRRIDEANLPEKVTQEAKREIERLRMLSPASSEYQVIRTYLDWILALPWHKRSGDKEIDLKKVEEALGERHYGLDEAKDRIVEYLAVQKLKGGDPNGPILCFAGPPGTGKTSLGEVIAKAIGRDFYRISVGGVRDEAEIRGHRRTYVGSMPGLLIQALRRVGVKDPVFLIDEIDKMSGGGPSGDPTAAMLEVLDPSQNSSFVDHYLNLPFDLSSVLFICTANNIFDIPGPLRDRMEVIRIAGYTIEEKVEIAWRYLIPRLLDEHGLSDNDIVFTDEVLSFVSSRYSREAGLRNFGRNLATLMRKRARRKADGEEGAWVLDLTNVEEVLGPPRYAMEEAEKEPEVGAVTGLAWTSTGGDLMVIEALRMPGNGRLTVTGQLGDVMRESVDAAHSFVRSRARQIGIDEREFKDSDIHIHFPAGAIPKDGPSAGIAITLAIASVLSRRPIRRDLAMTGEVTLRGKVLEIGGVKEKVLAAYRAGLREVILPKGNEKDLRDVPKEVRENMTFTFAGTMDEVLRLALLDAPVPRADQAPEGDEHSAPISDAADLEVGANRRTPGARSDVAVADR, from the coding sequence ATGGCCAGGTCCCAGCGCAAGGACGAGATCCTCGCCTCCGAGGTCCCCCCGGTCCTCCCGCTCATGGCGCTGCGCTCCACCATCGTGTACCCGCTGGGGACGATCGCGGTGCAGATGGGGGCGCCCGAGAATCTCGCGCTGCTGCGCGCGAACGAGGAGCCCGGCGTCATCGTCGCCCTCGTCGTCGCCTCGGGCGACCACGAGGATCCGATGGAGGTCGCGAAGTTCGTCGGCCGAGTCGGCGTGGCGGCCCGCGTGCACGAGCGCATCAACCTCCCCGGCGACACCGTCCAGATCACGCTCCAGGGGCTGCGGCGGATCACCGTCGACGGCATCGAGCAGTCGGACCCGTTCGCCATCGCGCGCGTCTCGCCGGCGAAGGACATCCCGGTCGATCCGACCGAGCTCGACGAGCTCGTGTCGCGCGTGGTGCAGGCGGCGGAGTCGCTCGCCAACATGGTCGACCGCATCCCCGACGAGGTGCCGGCGATCCTGAAGATGAACGTCTCCGATCCGGGGCGGTTCGCCGACCTCGCGGCGACGAACATGAACTTCCGGATCGCCGACAAGGACGAGGTCCTGCAGCGCCTCGACGTCGGCCAGCGGCTGCGCTTCATCCTCTCGCGGCTCGAGCGCGAGGTCGCGCGCGCGCGCGTGATGGAGGACGTGAAGAAGCAGACCGAGATCAAGATCGAGCAGCACCAGCGCGAGTTCTATCTGCGTCAGCAGCTGCGGGCGATCCAGGCGGAGCTCGGCGAGACCGATCCGGGCGAGAAGGAGGCGGTGGACATCATCCGCCGCATCGACGAGGCGAACCTGCCGGAGAAGGTGACGCAGGAAGCGAAGCGCGAGATCGAGCGGCTCCGCATGCTCTCGCCGGCGTCGAGCGAGTACCAGGTGATCCGCACGTACCTCGACTGGATCCTCGCCTTGCCGTGGCACAAGCGCTCCGGCGACAAGGAGATCGATCTCAAGAAGGTCGAGGAGGCGCTCGGCGAGCGGCACTACGGGCTCGACGAGGCGAAGGACCGCATCGTGGAGTACCTCGCCGTGCAGAAGCTGAAGGGGGGCGACCCGAACGGGCCGATCCTCTGCTTCGCCGGCCCGCCGGGCACGGGCAAGACGTCGCTCGGCGAGGTGATCGCGAAGGCGATCGGGCGCGACTTCTACCGCATCTCGGTGGGCGGCGTGCGCGACGAGGCGGAGATCCGCGGCCACCGGCGCACGTACGTCGGCTCGATGCCGGGGCTCCTCATCCAGGCGCTGCGGCGCGTGGGGGTGAAGGACCCGGTGTTCCTCATCGACGAGATCGACAAGATGTCCGGCGGTGGGCCGAGCGGCGATCCCACGGCGGCGATGCTGGAGGTGCTCGACCCGTCGCAGAACTCGTCGTTCGTCGACCACTACCTGAACCTGCCGTTCGACCTCTCGTCGGTGCTGTTCATCTGCACGGCGAACAACATCTTCGACATCCCCGGCCCGTTGCGCGACCGCATGGAGGTCATCCGCATCGCCGGGTACACGATCGAGGAGAAGGTCGAGATCGCGTGGCGCTATCTCATCCCGCGGCTGCTCGACGAGCACGGGCTGTCCGACAACGACATCGTGTTCACCGACGAGGTGCTGTCGTTCGTGTCGAGCCGCTACTCGCGCGAGGCGGGGCTCCGCAACTTCGGGCGCAACCTCGCGACGCTCATGCGCAAGCGCGCGCGCCGGAAGGCCGACGGCGAGGAAGGCGCCTGGGTGCTCGACCTCACGAACGTCGAGGAGGTGCTGGGCCCTCCGCGCTACGCGATGGAGGAGGCGGAGAAGGAGCCGGAGGTCGGCGCGGTGACGGGGCTCGCGTGGACGTCGACGGGCGGCGATCTCATGGTGATCGAGGCGCTGCGCATGCCGGGGAATGGCCGCCTAACGGTCACCGGTCAGCTCGGCGACGTGATGCGCGAGAGCGTGGACGCGGCGCACTCGTTCGTGCGCTCGCGCGCGCGCCAGATCGGCATCGACGAGCGGGAGTTCAAGGACTCCGACATCCACATCCACTTCCCCGCCGGCGCGATCCCGAAGGACGGGCCGTCGGCCGGCATCGCGATCACGCTCGCGATCGCGAGCGTGCTGTCGCGCCGGCCGATCCGCCGCGACCTCGCGATGACCGGCGAGGTGACGCTGCGCGGCAAGGTGCTGGAGATCGGCGGCGTGAAGGAGAAGGTGCTCGCCGCGTACCGCGCGGGGCTGCGCGAGGTGATCCTGCCGAAGGGCAACGAGAAGGATCTGCGCGACGTGCCGAAGGAGGTGCGCGAGAACATGACGTTCACGTTCGCCGGCACGATGGACGAGGTGCTGCGGCTCGCGCTGCTCGACGCGCCGGTGCCGCGCGCGGACCAGGCGCCGGAGGGGGACGAGCACTCGGCGCCGATCTCCGACGCGGCGGACCTGGAAGTCGGCGCGAACCGACGCACGCCGGGGGCGAGATCGGACGTCGCGGTGGCGGACCGTTAG